From Roseburia hominis, the proteins below share one genomic window:
- the alr gene encoding alanine racemase gives MKKYSRLRAVVDLDAVMYNMEMMRANLDKDMKMIAVIKTDGYGHGAVPIALMLEPEEYIWGYAVALLEEGLLLRKAGIKKPILCLGCIFPDQFEEMIEGEIRMTCYSEEIAKLVSETAVRMGKTAYLHIKVDTGMSRLGFAVNQESVEEILRIQKLAGLTLEGMFTHFARADERDKTSMHQAFEKYQWLRNELEGKGLNFAYYHVSNSAGIIDSPHLHSNLVRAGISIYGLYPSEEVEKTAVPLKPALSLLAHVTHVKWIEKGTEISYGGTFTAPERMRIATIPAGYGDGYPRSLSGKGYVLIRGQKAPILGRVCMDQFMVDVTHIPEVQFGDQVTLVGTDGEENLPVEVLSELSGRFNYEFVCDINKRVPREYIKGGKVVDQRDYF, from the coding sequence ATGAAGAAATACAGCAGGCTTCGTGCAGTCGTGGATCTGGACGCCGTGATGTATAACATGGAAATGATGCGTGCCAATTTGGATAAAGATATGAAAATGATCGCAGTGATCAAGACCGATGGGTATGGACACGGCGCGGTCCCCATCGCACTTATGCTGGAACCAGAAGAGTACATCTGGGGATACGCAGTCGCTCTTCTGGAGGAAGGACTTCTGCTCCGCAAAGCAGGGATTAAAAAGCCGATTCTCTGTCTGGGCTGCATTTTCCCGGACCAGTTCGAGGAGATGATCGAAGGGGAGATCCGCATGACCTGCTACTCGGAAGAGATAGCAAAGCTCGTATCTGAGACTGCGGTCCGCATGGGAAAGACGGCGTATCTGCACATTAAGGTGGATACGGGAATGTCAAGGCTCGGATTTGCGGTGAATCAGGAAAGCGTGGAGGAAATCCTGCGCATTCAGAAACTTGCAGGTCTCACGCTGGAGGGTATGTTCACGCATTTTGCAAGGGCAGATGAAAGGGATAAGACCTCCATGCATCAGGCGTTTGAAAAATATCAGTGGCTTCGTAACGAACTGGAGGGAAAGGGACTTAACTTTGCCTATTACCATGTTTCCAACAGCGCGGGAATCATCGACAGCCCGCATCTGCATTCCAATCTGGTGCGGGCGGGAATCTCGATCTACGGGCTTTATCCGTCGGAGGAAGTGGAAAAAACGGCAGTCCCGCTGAAACCGGCCCTGTCCCTTCTCGCGCATGTGACCCATGTGAAATGGATCGAAAAGGGAACCGAGATCAGCTACGGCGGAACCTTTACGGCGCCGGAGAGAATGCGTATTGCGACGATACCGGCCGGTTACGGGGACGGGTATCCGCGGAGTCTGTCCGGAAAGGGGTATGTACTGATCCGGGGGCAAAAGGCGCCGATCCTCGGCCGGGTGTGCATGGATCAGTTCATGGTAGATGTCACGCATATCCCTGAGGTACAGTTTGGAGACCAGGTTACACTGGTCGGAACAGATGGCGAGGAAAATCTTCCTGTTGAGGTGCTCAGTGAGCTGTCGGGGAGGTTCAATTATGAATTCGTATGCGATATCAATAAACGGGTACCGCGGGAATATATAAAAGGCGGCAAAGTGGTGGATCAGAGAGATTATTTTTAG
- a CDS encoding type II toxin-antitoxin system PemK/MazF family toxin: MQVRRGDIFYADLSPVVGSEQGGIRPVLIIQNDVGNRHSPTVICAAVTSRMNKAKLPTHVEVSAGRYHIVKDSVVLLEQIRTVDKQRLKDFVCHVDRELMRKVDEALCVSLMLHT; the protein is encoded by the coding sequence GTGCAGGTAAGACGTGGAGATATATTTTATGCAGACTTAAGCCCGGTGGTGGGCTCGGAACAGGGCGGGATCCGTCCGGTCCTGATCATACAGAATGATGTGGGAAACAGGCATAGTCCGACCGTGATCTGTGCGGCAGTGACTTCCAGAATGAACAAGGCAAAGCTGCCTACGCATGTGGAGGTCTCCGCAGGCAGGTACCACATTGTGAAGGATTCGGTGGTCCTCCTGGAGCAGATCCGGACCGTTGACAAACAGCGGCTGAAGGATTTTGTGTGTCATGTGGACCGGGAACTGATGAGAAAGGTTGATGAGGCATTATGTGTAAGCCTGATGCTTCATACATAG
- a CDS encoding hemolysin family protein, with translation MDEGSSLLQKMRRVFSDNEDKERIAEEIIDKVEEGYQKGVLAKREMKMICNIFGYMDEDAKDIMTHRKNVVALDGTSTLSEALNFILEENHSRLPVYEGDIDNIIGRIHLRDAMKCYFNESLRNVPIKELKEFLRPVSFVPETRSIDKLFQQMQHNRSHMAVVIDEYGQTAGIVTMEDIIEEIVGNIQDEYDEEEELIVRQSDGTYLVDGMTQLEDLEELLDVNFEEEDYDTLNGYLVDRLDRIPSEDEKCTVQFEDYVFQVLSVDNNTIRKVRIIRN, from the coding sequence ATGGACGAGGGTAGCAGTTTACTGCAAAAAATGCGAAGAGTATTTTCGGATAATGAAGATAAGGAGCGTATAGCGGAAGAGATTATCGACAAGGTGGAGGAAGGATATCAAAAGGGAGTTCTGGCAAAGCGGGAGATGAAGATGATCTGCAACATTTTCGGCTATATGGACGAAGATGCCAAGGATATTATGACTCACCGCAAGAACGTGGTGGCGCTGGACGGCACCTCCACACTTTCAGAGGCGCTGAATTTTATTCTGGAGGAGAATCATTCCAGACTTCCGGTCTATGAGGGTGACATCGATAATATTATCGGACGGATTCATCTGCGTGACGCGATGAAATGTTATTTTAACGAGTCGCTCAGGAATGTACCGATCAAAGAATTGAAAGAATTTCTGCGTCCGGTCAGTTTTGTGCCGGAGACCAGAAGCATCGATAAATTGTTCCAGCAGATGCAGCACAACCGTTCGCATATGGCGGTGGTGATCGATGAGTACGGGCAGACGGCCGGAATCGTTACCATGGAAGATATCATTGAAGAGATCGTTGGAAATATTCAGGATGAGTACGATGAGGAGGAAGAGCTGATCGTGCGTCAGAGCGACGGGACCTACCTGGTGGACGGTATGACGCAGCTTGAAGATCTGGAGGAGCTTCTCGATGTGAATTTTGAGGAGGAAGATTATGATACCTTGAATGGGTATCTGGTTGACCGTCTGGATCGGATTCCATCGGAAGATGAAAAATGTACGGTGCAGTTCGAGGACTATGTATTCCAGGTGCTTTCCGTGGACAATAATACCATACGCAAGGTGCGGATCATAAGGAATTAG
- a CDS encoding YebC/PmpR family DNA-binding transcriptional regulator, translating into MSGHSKFANIKHKKEKNDAAKGKIFTKLGREIAVAVKEGGSADPASNSRLRDAIAKAKANNMPNDNIDRSIKKAAGDGDANNYERIVYEGYGPNGTAIIVEALTDNRNRTASNVRSAFTKGKGNVGTSGCVSFMFDKKGQIIIDKEECEMDADDLMMQALDAGAEDFSEEEDSFEVLTDPDDFSEVRLALEEAGIPMASAEVTMIPQTWVKLENEEDIKNIQKTLDLLEDDDDVQEVYHNWEE; encoded by the coding sequence ATGTCAGGACATTCAAAATTTGCAAACATCAAGCATAAAAAGGAAAAAAATGACGCAGCAAAAGGAAAGATCTTTACAAAGCTGGGCCGTGAGATCGCAGTGGCCGTTAAAGAAGGCGGCAGCGCTGATCCGGCGAGCAACAGTCGTCTGCGTGACGCGATCGCGAAGGCAAAGGCCAACAATATGCCGAATGATAACATTGACAGAAGCATCAAGAAAGCAGCCGGTGACGGAGATGCCAACAATTACGAGCGTATCGTATACGAGGGCTATGGACCAAACGGAACGGCTATCATCGTGGAAGCGCTGACCGATAACCGCAACCGTACAGCCTCTAATGTAAGAAGTGCATTTACCAAAGGAAAGGGAAATGTCGGAACCAGCGGCTGCGTTTCTTTCATGTTCGACAAGAAGGGACAGATTATCATCGATAAAGAAGAGTGTGAGATGGATGCCGACGATCTGATGATGCAGGCGCTGGATGCGGGAGCAGAAGATTTCAGCGAGGAGGAGGACAGCTTTGAGGTCCTCACGGATCCGGATGATTTCAGCGAGGTGCGTCTTGCGCTTGAGGAAGCGGGAATTCCTATGGCAAGCGCAGAGGTGACCATGATTCCGCAGACCTGGGTCAAGCTGGAGAATGAAGAGGATATCAAGAACATTCAGAAGACACTTGACCTTCTGGAGGATGACGATGACGTCCAGGAGGTTTATCACAACTGGGAGGAATAA
- a CDS encoding CFI-box-CTERM domain-containing protein, with protein MTHEIQEGLNQLFDMILPLSGEFKKKTYEQIFRDQYEKYRPLMEKIARMCEEAEDQKQSVEEVAFVIPGRMREILEKERTKRRRDTVLMKYNLGMVTFVIPIFRYGRVPVMELVVDRMIELWNDNDSDMDIGKSTFEEIQGGFKSHPCYITTAVCESLGKPDDCYELNLLREYRDGYLAGSKDGYRVIHEYYNVAPTIVKRISRMEHADEIYRKIWEEYLSRCVELIEEGRKMECQKVYTDMVYELEEKYLYPVQ; from the coding sequence ATGACTCATGAGATACAGGAGGGACTGAATCAGTTGTTTGATATGATTCTTCCCTTGTCAGGAGAATTTAAAAAGAAGACCTATGAGCAGATATTCCGGGACCAGTATGAGAAATACCGTCCACTTATGGAGAAGATTGCCAGGATGTGTGAGGAAGCCGAGGATCAGAAGCAGTCCGTGGAGGAAGTAGCTTTCGTGATTCCGGGGCGTATGCGGGAGATTCTTGAAAAAGAGCGGACAAAGCGCAGGAGAGATACGGTACTTATGAAGTATAACCTGGGAATGGTGACGTTTGTGATCCCAATTTTCCGTTATGGAAGAGTTCCTGTGATGGAGCTGGTTGTGGACCGCATGATCGAGCTTTGGAATGACAATGACAGTGATATGGATATCGGGAAATCGACTTTCGAGGAGATTCAGGGTGGTTTCAAATCACATCCCTGCTATATCACCACCGCCGTCTGTGAGAGTCTGGGGAAACCGGATGACTGTTATGAGCTGAATCTGCTCAGGGAGTACCGTGACGGATATCTGGCCGGCAGCAAGGACGGTTACAGGGTGATCCATGAGTATTATAACGTGGCGCCGACCATCGTAAAGAGAATCAGCCGTATGGAGCACGCCGATGAGATTTACCGCAAGATCTGGGAAGAATATCTGAGCAGGTGCGTGGAACTGATCGAAGAGGGCAGGAAGATGGAATGCCAGAAGGTCTATACGGATATGGTATATGAACTGGAAGAGAAATATCTGTATCCGGTTCAGTAA